In a genomic window of Amycolatopsis japonica:
- a CDS encoding sensor domain-containing protein produces the protein MEADALAVPGAGNSGRPAGAPLGNEPLGDLGLAGDHAAIWSYDFEAETLSWLPGLENLLGGGALTEAEIESRLADLVAPLTAGTRTSPPWREFELEQSFRNPAGEIRWVRLRARTIGDDNGSSGLLGIATDVTDVRENRQALEDLTDRYRLLVELSPDAVCVHEAGVVTYVNRAALTALGASSTAELIGRPIMDFVADESLPALLDRIASLHRQGASTVPADTVMLRLDGTKYLVQSISVRTTWEGRPAFQVIMRDISAQKAAEATLRYQAALISHVSDAIIATSGSGVVTSWNPAAENVYGWTAGEAIGGTVSELVGAALDPETVLRRGGVMQTTHRHRNGSTLAIRISAAEMNDGFVLVCADETARRRAEQHYSTVVASLDEGVVVIGPGGLIESANPAACRIIGVGHDDLIGVPCVTLELYDEQGRIPPARMPSVVTRRTGATLTGLVLRLRRPAGDDVWISLTSRLLTPEDPSAQAVVASFTDITERRAIGERLAHEATHDPLTELANRTLVLDSLAEALSGAGRAELTTLLFIDLDKFKVINDSLGHSVGDKVLRIAGERLRRGIGENDLVGRLGGDEFVVVTAEITEPDEIKALAEHLREALTEPITVNGRQLHIDASIGIVTAANDDTRTAEDLLRDADVAMYQAKTLGRARYEFFDVELRERMQRRLRMEQDLRDALQNEELWTAYQPVVDIESGEMVAVEALLRWKHPAHGTISPAEFIPLAEESDLINLIGKYVLRTTTREIARRREQLGIDLNLKVNLSARQLDDPHLVAGVQDALKTTGLPPHALTLEVTESALMRDQAAAAEVLTSLRDLGVSLAIDDFGTGYSSLAQLQRLPLDTLKIDRTFVTGIAESRDAAAIVKSIIAMAHAVDLIVVAEGVEDEEQLTVLRELHCDQAQGFHLGRPAPPDELFGAAG, from the coding sequence ATGGAGGCTGACGCCCTCGCCGTGCCCGGGGCCGGGAATTCCGGTCGTCCGGCAGGCGCGCCGCTCGGAAACGAGCCGCTCGGCGATCTCGGCCTCGCGGGCGACCACGCCGCCATCTGGTCGTACGACTTCGAGGCCGAGACCCTGTCCTGGCTGCCCGGACTGGAGAACCTCCTGGGCGGAGGCGCACTCACCGAAGCCGAGATCGAGTCCAGGCTCGCCGATCTGGTGGCCCCGCTGACCGCCGGCACCCGCACCTCCCCGCCTTGGCGCGAGTTCGAACTCGAGCAGTCGTTCCGGAACCCGGCAGGCGAGATCCGCTGGGTCCGCCTGCGCGCCCGCACCATCGGCGACGACAACGGCTCGTCGGGGCTGCTCGGCATCGCCACCGACGTGACCGACGTCCGCGAGAACCGGCAGGCCCTCGAAGACCTCACTGACCGTTACCGGCTTTTGGTCGAACTCAGCCCCGACGCGGTCTGTGTCCACGAAGCCGGCGTTGTCACCTACGTCAACCGAGCCGCCCTCACCGCACTCGGCGCGTCCTCGACCGCCGAGCTGATCGGGCGGCCGATCATGGACTTCGTGGCCGACGAGTCGCTCCCGGCCCTGCTGGACCGGATCGCGTCGCTGCACCGCCAGGGCGCGTCGACCGTTCCCGCCGACACCGTCATGCTCCGCCTCGACGGCACGAAGTACCTGGTCCAGAGCATTTCCGTGCGCACGACCTGGGAAGGCAGGCCCGCGTTCCAGGTCATCATGCGCGACATCAGCGCGCAGAAGGCCGCCGAAGCGACGCTGCGCTACCAGGCCGCGCTGATCAGCCATGTCAGCGACGCGATCATCGCGACCAGCGGCAGCGGCGTGGTGACCAGCTGGAACCCCGCCGCCGAGAACGTCTACGGCTGGACGGCGGGCGAGGCGATCGGCGGCACGGTGAGCGAGCTCGTCGGCGCCGCGCTCGACCCGGAAACGGTGCTGCGCAGGGGCGGCGTCATGCAGACGACCCACCGTCACCGCAACGGCTCGACACTGGCCATCCGCATCTCCGCCGCCGAGATGAACGACGGTTTCGTCCTGGTCTGCGCCGACGAAACGGCCCGCCGACGGGCAGAACAGCACTACAGCACGGTGGTCGCGTCGCTCGACGAAGGCGTGGTCGTGATCGGCCCTGGCGGGCTCATCGAATCGGCCAACCCCGCGGCGTGCCGGATCATCGGCGTCGGCCACGACGACCTCATCGGCGTCCCGTGCGTGACGCTGGAGCTGTACGACGAGCAGGGCCGTATCCCGCCCGCCCGGATGCCTTCGGTGGTGACCCGGCGCACCGGGGCGACCCTGACCGGCCTCGTGCTGCGGCTGCGCAGGCCCGCCGGCGACGACGTCTGGATCTCGCTGACGTCGCGGCTGCTGACCCCGGAAGATCCGTCGGCGCAGGCGGTGGTCGCCTCGTTCACCGACATCACCGAACGCCGCGCCATCGGCGAGCGGCTCGCCCACGAGGCGACGCACGATCCGCTCACCGAACTCGCGAACCGCACGCTGGTGCTGGACAGTCTCGCCGAGGCGCTGTCCGGCGCCGGCCGCGCCGAGCTGACCACGCTGCTGTTCATCGACCTCGACAAGTTCAAGGTGATCAACGATTCCCTCGGGCATTCCGTCGGCGACAAGGTGCTTCGCATCGCGGGCGAACGCCTGCGCCGGGGCATCGGCGAGAACGATCTCGTCGGCAGGCTCGGCGGCGACGAATTCGTCGTCGTCACCGCGGAGATCACCGAACCGGACGAGATCAAGGCGCTGGCGGAACATCTGCGCGAGGCGCTGACCGAGCCGATCACCGTCAACGGCAGGCAGCTGCACATCGACGCCAGTATCGGCATCGTCACCGCGGCCAACGACGACACCCGGACCGCGGAAGATCTGCTGCGCGACGCGGATGTCGCGATGTACCAAGCGAAAACGCTCGGCCGGGCGCGTTACGAGTTCTTCGACGTCGAGCTGCGCGAGCGGATGCAGCGGCGGCTGCGCATGGAGCAGGATCTGCGCGACGCCCTGCAGAACGAGGAACTCTGGACGGCGTATCAGCCGGTCGTGGACATCGAATCCGGCGAGATGGTCGCCGTGGAGGCGTTGCTGCGCTGGAAACATCCCGCGCACGGCACGATCTCGCCCGCCGAGTTCATCCCGCTGGCCGAGGAAAGCGACCTGATCAACCTGATCGGCAAGTACGTCCTGCGCACGACCACGCGCGAGATCGCCAGGCGGCGCGAGCAGCTCGGCATCGACCTGAACCTCAAGGTCAACCTGTCGGCCCGGCAGCTGGACGATCCGCATCTGGTCGCCGGGGTGCAGGACGCGCTGAAGACCACCGGCCTGCCGCCGCACGCGCTGACCCTCGAAGTCACCGAGAGCGCGCTGATGCGGGACCAGGCCGCGGCCGCCGAAGTCCTGACGTCGTTGCGCGATCTCGGTGTCTCGCTGGCGATCGACGATTTCGGTACCGGCTACTCGTCGCTCGCCCAGCTGCAACGGCTCCCGTTGGATACGCTCAAGATCGATCGCACCTTCGTCACCGGCATCGCGGAATCGCGGGACGCGGCCGCGATCGTCAAGAGCATCATCGCGATGGCGCACGCCGTCGACCTGATCGTCGTCGCCGAAGGTGTCGAAGACGAAGAGCAGCTCACGGTCCTGCGTGAGCTGCACTGTGACCAGGCGCAGGGCTTCCATCTCGGTCGCCCCGCGCCGCCGGACGAACTTTTCGGAGCAGCTGGATGA
- a CDS encoding S1 family peptidase, with product MRTRSLVAGLLTGAAAVLGLAMPAAAAQPPSGVQPLIVGGVDATETYTFMASMQTKSGDHNCGASLIAPEWLVTAAHCVEGEQPSNWQYRINTTDHTKGGEVAEVDKFVVHEKYDGSGPYDIALVHLTKAAEAAPIEIGQSPQAGTDVREIGWGLTCPTRGCGEAPVVLQQLDTKIAEDSGCSGSGAYDAESELCMDNQGGKASACYGDSGGPAVVKAGDKWTLVGATSRGQTASCPEMPGIYTDVTAFTDWIKQQTGK from the coding sequence ATGAGGACTCGTTCCCTCGTCGCCGGTCTGCTGACCGGAGCGGCCGCCGTGCTCGGATTGGCGATGCCCGCTGCCGCCGCCCAACCGCCCTCGGGCGTACAGCCGCTGATCGTGGGTGGTGTGGACGCGACCGAGACCTACACCTTCATGGCGTCCATGCAGACCAAGAGCGGTGACCACAACTGCGGCGCGTCGCTGATCGCGCCGGAGTGGCTGGTGACCGCCGCGCACTGCGTCGAGGGCGAGCAGCCGTCGAACTGGCAGTACCGCATCAACACCACCGACCACACCAAGGGCGGCGAGGTCGCCGAGGTCGACAAGTTCGTGGTCCACGAGAAGTACGACGGCTCCGGCCCGTACGACATCGCCCTGGTGCACCTGACCAAGGCCGCCGAGGCGGCGCCGATCGAGATCGGCCAGTCGCCGCAGGCGGGTACCGACGTGCGCGAGATCGGCTGGGGCCTGACCTGCCCCACGCGCGGTTGTGGTGAGGCACCGGTGGTTCTTCAGCAGCTCGACACCAAGATCGCCGAAGACTCCGGCTGTTCCGGCTCCGGGGCCTACGACGCGGAGAGCGAGCTGTGCATGGACAACCAGGGCGGCAAGGCCAGCGCCTGCTACGGCGACTCGGGCGGCCCCGCCGTCGTGAAGGCCGGCGACAAGTGGACGCTGGTCGGCGCGACCAGCCGCGGCCAGACCGCCAGCTGCCCGGAGATGCCGGGCATCTACACCGACGTGACCGCGTTCACCGACTGGATCAAGCAGCAGACCGGCAAGTAG
- a CDS encoding SCO6745 family protein — translation MADEAAIAVAREIRGPVQVLGGKFMTSPELAEVETEVGLSPRSLYLRGRSAVLGDPPPKVVSELFGIFPSWLFEFALPSATAALDAASAVRAYSRSSANWGRVNLSGADGPGRSADLLFRLVDAADASGLALFAGWQLAERPADDVERLAFALMVFREFRGGIHFAALRAVGLTVPEAVVADPEGGRGRLLRTAWSEEAADGLIAAAEAKGDLRQRWRQVEDLTDRRVADLLDVTLTDDEQEELRRRLGALRAASALIS, via the coding sequence ATGGCCGACGAAGCGGCGATCGCGGTGGCGCGGGAGATCCGGGGGCCGGTGCAGGTGCTGGGCGGGAAGTTCATGACCTCGCCGGAGCTCGCCGAGGTCGAGACGGAGGTGGGATTGTCGCCGCGGTCGCTGTACCTTCGCGGCCGGTCCGCGGTGCTGGGCGACCCGCCGCCGAAGGTGGTCTCGGAGCTGTTCGGCATCTTCCCGTCGTGGCTCTTCGAGTTCGCTCTTCCGTCCGCGACGGCGGCGCTCGACGCGGCCTCCGCGGTCCGTGCCTACTCGCGGTCATCGGCGAACTGGGGGCGCGTCAATCTTTCGGGTGCCGACGGCCCTGGCCGTTCGGCGGATCTGCTGTTCCGTCTCGTGGACGCCGCGGACGCGAGTGGTCTCGCGTTGTTCGCCGGCTGGCAACTCGCCGAACGTCCGGCGGACGACGTCGAGCGGCTGGCGTTCGCGCTCATGGTCTTCCGCGAGTTCCGCGGCGGCATCCACTTCGCGGCCCTTCGCGCGGTGGGCCTGACGGTGCCCGAGGCGGTCGTCGCGGATCCGGAAGGCGGCCGTGGTCGTCTCCTGCGCACCGCGTGGTCCGAGGAGGCCGCTGACGGGCTGATCGCCGCGGCGGAGGCGAAGGGCGATCTGCGGCAGCGGTGGCGGCAGGTGGAGGACCTGACCGACCGGCGCGTGGCCGACCTTCTCGACGTCACTCTGACGGACGACGAGCAGGAGGAGCTTCGGCGCCGTCTTGGAGCCCTGCGGGCCGCCTCGGCCCTGATATCCTGA
- a CDS encoding SigE family RNA polymerase sigma factor, which yields MTPSRSSKTGTGSPWDGEFARYFDERAHSLRATAYLLCGDWHQAEDITQAALLKLYLAWPRLSRHDALDGYARKIVLRTFLSEHRRVWRKREKLTDALPDVPGETNGTEQEMLVRHALSGIAPKQRAVLVLRYFEDLSVEETATALGCSTGNVKSQGARGLATLRKRLGPHFSELALSGAHDDGR from the coding sequence GTGACGCCGAGCCGCTCGTCGAAGACCGGGACGGGCTCGCCGTGGGACGGCGAGTTCGCCCGGTACTTCGACGAGCGCGCGCACAGCCTGCGTGCCACCGCGTACCTCCTGTGCGGCGACTGGCATCAGGCCGAGGACATCACCCAGGCCGCGCTGCTGAAGCTGTATCTGGCTTGGCCGAGGCTCTCCCGGCACGACGCGCTCGACGGCTACGCGCGCAAGATCGTGCTGCGGACGTTCCTCTCCGAGCATCGGCGCGTCTGGCGCAAACGGGAGAAGCTCACGGACGCCCTTCCCGACGTCCCGGGCGAAACCAACGGCACGGAACAGGAGATGCTGGTCAGGCACGCCCTGTCCGGCATCGCCCCGAAGCAGCGGGCCGTCCTTGTCCTGCGGTACTTCGAAGATCTCAGCGTCGAAGAGACGGCCACGGCGCTGGGCTGCAGCACCGGGAACGTGAAGAGCCAGGGTGCGCGGGGTCTGGCGACCCTGCGTAAACGGCTCGGTCCGCATTTCAGTGAGCTGGCCTTGAGCGGAGCGCACGACGATGGGAGGTGA
- a CDS encoding PaaI family thioesterase yields the protein MSRISQPWPPVEVEPATVHPEAPKQGSHLGIHFGECFGCGDEIEAGLHLHSTVGEGTTVYSKFTVTSAHQGAPGLAHGGLLACAFDEALGSTVGNLLRRPAVTGKLETDFLRPVPVGSTLYIATKLDGIAGRKIYVSADGRLDAEDGPVAVRARALFVRVEFEHFSTHGDPEALQKLAAAHEKAKRAREWDINP from the coding sequence ATGAGCCGTATCTCGCAGCCGTGGCCGCCGGTCGAAGTCGAACCGGCGACCGTCCACCCGGAAGCCCCCAAGCAGGGCAGCCACCTCGGCATCCACTTCGGTGAGTGTTTCGGGTGCGGCGACGAGATCGAGGCCGGGCTCCACCTGCATTCGACGGTGGGCGAAGGGACGACGGTGTACTCCAAGTTCACCGTCACCTCCGCCCACCAGGGTGCGCCCGGCCTCGCCCATGGCGGTCTGCTGGCATGCGCCTTCGACGAGGCGCTCGGCTCGACCGTCGGCAACCTGCTGCGTCGCCCCGCCGTCACCGGGAAACTGGAGACGGACTTCCTCCGGCCGGTTCCGGTCGGCTCGACCCTGTACATCGCCACGAAACTGGACGGCATCGCCGGCCGGAAGATCTACGTGAGCGCCGACGGCCGGCTGGACGCCGAAGACGGCCCTGTCGCGGTGCGCGCGCGGGCGTTGTTCGTGCGGGTGGAGTTCGAGCACTTCAGCACCCACGGAGACCCCGAGGCGCTGCAGAAGCTCGCCGCCGCACACGAAAAGGCCAAGCGCGCCCGCGAGTGGGACATCAACCCCTGA
- a CDS encoding MFS transporter: MAEEALSASHQEKGEPAEAPPEQIRKAVAGAAMGNCIEWYDFGVFGFMPAILGQVFFNASSTSEGALATFAVLAITFIVRPFGSFVFGPLGDKIGRQKVLALTIILMSGSTFIIGLLPSYATIGPAAAVLLILLRTIQGFSAGGEYGGAATFIAEYAPARRRGFWGSWLEFGTLVGFAMGAGFVTIFTVVLGDEAMREWGWRLPFLIAGPLGIVGLYLRNKLEDTPLFQEIEKKNQVEKSPLKALLKKHWTSILHLIGIVVMLNVADYIVITYLETYLKDVVGFSGHTPLLIILATIGLMLILIVPVGMLSDRIGRKPILITCCASFLVLPIPAFSLMGAAADDRNAWQLMLGLVMIAVPLVLILAVLAATLPAMFPTQERYSGFSIGYSVSTAAFGGTASYIIGSLVTNTGDNLWPAYYLMGAAAIAAIPILLLPETAGVSLRGIVNSRIARRRKPETATPGGASELPAS, from the coding sequence ATGGCCGAAGAGGCGCTGAGCGCGTCACATCAGGAAAAAGGGGAACCGGCGGAGGCCCCACCTGAACAGATCAGAAAGGCCGTCGCCGGGGCGGCGATGGGTAACTGCATCGAGTGGTACGACTTCGGCGTTTTCGGCTTCATGCCGGCCATTCTGGGGCAGGTCTTCTTCAATGCGTCGAGCACTTCCGAAGGCGCGCTGGCGACCTTCGCGGTCTTGGCGATCACGTTCATCGTCCGGCCGTTCGGCAGCTTCGTGTTCGGTCCGCTGGGCGACAAGATCGGGCGCCAGAAGGTTCTCGCGCTGACGATCATCCTGATGTCCGGGTCGACGTTCATCATCGGTCTGTTGCCGTCCTACGCGACGATCGGCCCGGCCGCGGCGGTCCTGCTGATCCTGTTGCGCACCATCCAAGGCTTCTCGGCGGGCGGTGAGTACGGCGGTGCGGCGACGTTCATCGCGGAGTACGCGCCCGCCCGGCGCCGGGGTTTCTGGGGCAGCTGGCTGGAATTCGGCACGCTCGTCGGCTTCGCGATGGGCGCCGGCTTCGTCACGATCTTCACCGTCGTGCTCGGCGACGAGGCCATGCGCGAATGGGGCTGGCGCCTGCCGTTCCTGATCGCGGGCCCGCTCGGCATCGTCGGTCTGTACCTGCGGAACAAGCTGGAGGACACTCCGCTGTTCCAGGAGATCGAGAAGAAGAACCAGGTCGAAAAGTCGCCGCTGAAGGCGCTGCTCAAGAAGCACTGGACGTCGATCCTGCACCTGATCGGCATCGTGGTGATGCTGAACGTCGCCGACTACATCGTGATCACCTACCTGGAGACGTATCTCAAGGACGTGGTCGGCTTCAGCGGGCACACACCCTTGCTCATCATCCTGGCCACCATCGGGTTGATGCTGATCTTGATCGTGCCGGTCGGCATGCTGTCCGACCGCATCGGGCGAAAACCCATCCTGATCACGTGCTGCGCGAGCTTCCTGGTGCTGCCGATCCCGGCGTTCTCGCTGATGGGCGCGGCCGCGGACGACCGGAACGCCTGGCAGCTCATGCTCGGCCTGGTGATGATCGCGGTGCCGCTGGTGCTGATCCTCGCCGTGCTCGCGGCGACGCTGCCGGCGATGTTCCCGACCCAGGAACGCTACAGCGGTTTCTCCATCGGCTACAGCGTTTCCACCGCGGCGTTCGGCGGCACGGCGTCGTACATCATCGGCAGCCTGGTGACCAATACGGGTGACAACCTGTGGCCCGCGTACTACCTGATGGGCGCGGCGGCGATCGCGGCCATCCCGATCCTGCTGCTGCCCGAAACGGCCGGGGTGTCGCTGCGCGGCATCGTGAACTCGCGGATCGCGCGGCGCCGGAAACCGGAAACGGCCACTCCCGGCGGCGCTTCGGAGCTACCGGCGAGTTAA
- a CDS encoding GNAT family N-acetyltransferase gives MSVEIKAGEDRYDIVVDGKTAGFLETRTRTDAILFLHTEISDDFAGQGLAGKLVTAALDDVRAQGRSVLPYCPYVRSFIAKHREYEDLVPEDKRAEFEL, from the coding sequence ATGAGTGTCGAGATCAAAGCCGGAGAAGACCGCTACGACATCGTCGTGGACGGGAAGACCGCCGGGTTCCTGGAAACCCGCACGCGCACCGACGCGATCCTGTTCCTGCACACCGAAATCTCGGACGACTTCGCGGGCCAGGGCCTGGCGGGCAAGCTCGTGACCGCCGCGCTCGACGACGTCCGGGCGCAGGGCAGGTCCGTCCTGCCCTACTGCCCGTACGTGCGTTCCTTCATCGCGAAGCACCGCGAGTACGAGGACCTCGTCCCCGAGGACAAGCGCGCCGAATTCGAGCTCTGA
- a CDS encoding L,D-transpeptidase, producing the protein MVGVQGSKGEALRFTETARRRAAIAALGLVAVLTLGACSSEPTVSASGPDGGGPVSSDTGGKAPAPAKLTYEPAAGAQDVAPGQPIKVSVADGTLDQVVLTNPDGKQVAGQPSEDKKSWSTTEQLGYGKSYTWSGKATGTDGKPVDIGGAFTTVKPRKQVGANINVFDGQTYGIAMPITLTFPSKVTDKASVEKALSVETTPKTEGSWAWVHDDTSVHWRPKAYWQPGTTVKFNAKIYGVKIGEGVYGKEDRSASFTIGRSQIVKGNTQTHRLLVIRDGQQIADYPASYGLDADPGRVTPSGTHVVMSKHDTYSMTNERYDYENIVVPSAVRFSTNGEFIHGYAPSIWAQGKKNISHGCVNLAPANAKAYMDGALVGDPVEIEGSTQKINRARDYSDWTYSWEEWQGLSALR; encoded by the coding sequence ATGGTCGGTGTACAGGGGAGCAAAGGGGAAGCTTTGAGGTTCACGGAAACCGCGCGCCGCCGGGCGGCGATCGCGGCACTGGGGTTGGTGGCCGTTCTGACGCTGGGGGCGTGCAGCAGCGAGCCGACCGTGTCGGCCAGCGGGCCGGACGGCGGCGGGCCGGTCAGCAGCGACACCGGCGGCAAGGCGCCCGCGCCTGCCAAGCTGACGTACGAGCCCGCCGCGGGCGCGCAGGACGTCGCGCCGGGGCAGCCCATCAAGGTCAGCGTCGCCGACGGCACGCTCGATCAGGTCGTGCTGACCAATCCCGACGGCAAGCAGGTCGCGGGGCAGCCGTCCGAGGACAAGAAGAGCTGGTCCACCACCGAGCAGCTCGGCTACGGCAAGTCCTACACGTGGTCCGGCAAGGCCACCGGCACCGACGGCAAACCCGTCGACATCGGCGGCGCCTTCACCACGGTCAAGCCGCGCAAGCAGGTGGGCGCGAACATCAACGTCTTCGACGGGCAGACGTACGGCATCGCCATGCCGATCACGCTGACGTTCCCGAGCAAGGTCACCGACAAGGCCTCGGTCGAGAAGGCGCTGTCGGTCGAGACCACGCCGAAGACCGAGGGTTCCTGGGCCTGGGTCCACGACGACACTTCGGTGCACTGGCGGCCGAAGGCCTACTGGCAGCCCGGCACCACGGTGAAGTTCAACGCCAAGATCTACGGCGTCAAGATCGGCGAAGGCGTGTACGGCAAGGAAGACCGCTCGGCGAGCTTCACGATCGGCCGCTCGCAGATCGTCAAGGGCAACACCCAGACCCACCGGCTCCTCGTGATCCGCGACGGGCAGCAGATCGCGGACTACCCGGCCAGCTACGGCCTCGACGCCGACCCGGGCCGTGTCACGCCGAGCGGCACGCACGTGGTGATGTCCAAGCACGACACGTACTCGATGACCAACGAGCGCTACGACTACGAGAACATCGTCGTGCCGTCCGCGGTGCGGTTCTCGACCAACGGCGAGTTCATCCACGGCTACGCGCCTTCGATCTGGGCGCAGGGCAAGAAGAACATCTCGCACGGCTGCGTGAACCTGGCGCCGGCGAACGCCAAGGCGTACATGGACGGCGCCCTGGTCGGGGATCCGGTCGAGATCGAGGGCAGCACCCAGAAGATCAACCGGGCGCGCGACTACAGCGACTGGACCTACTCCTGGGAAGAGTGGCAGGGCTTGTCTGCCCTGCGCTGA
- a CDS encoding cold-shock protein, with product MAQGTVKWFNAEKGFGFIAQDGGEGDVFVHYSEIEGRGFRTLEENQRVEFEVGQGQKGPQAQKVRAI from the coding sequence GTGGCGCAAGGCACTGTGAAGTGGTTCAACGCGGAGAAGGGCTTCGGCTTCATCGCGCAGGATGGCGGCGAGGGCGACGTCTTCGTTCACTACTCGGAGATCGAGGGTCGCGGTTTCCGCACGCTCGAGGAGAACCAGCGAGTGGAGTTCGAGGTCGGTCAGGGCCAGAAGGGCCCGCAGGCCCAGAAGGTCCGCGCGATCTGA
- a CDS encoding arylamine N-acetyltransferase family protein, which translates to MTIASEQVDEWTVGTLDLDAYLGRIGQSRATPSAAALRELAKAHILAIPFENVDVVLGQHKGIALEDVIGKLVGRSRGGYCYEHGSLFAAAAEQLGYSVRRLVARVQPQKNGPYTHMTLAVEADGVQHLVDVGFGAGMLVPMPLVDGAVVDQAGWPHRLVADGDWWRLQKKEGEDWTDLHAFTLTPMHRIDYEVYHHYTSTHPRSPFTGQLVVMRLEEGLSRKLVGEEFIVERPDGIKETTKIPPERLDATLRELDVVLTEDELAKLLKIYPG; encoded by the coding sequence ATGACAATCGCATCTGAGCAGGTCGACGAATGGACCGTCGGCACCCTCGACCTCGACGCGTACCTCGGCCGGATCGGTCAGAGTCGCGCGACGCCCTCGGCCGCAGCGTTGCGCGAGCTGGCGAAGGCGCACATCCTCGCCATTCCGTTCGAGAACGTCGACGTTGTTTTGGGGCAGCACAAGGGAATCGCGCTCGAAGACGTGATCGGCAAACTCGTCGGCCGAAGTCGTGGCGGCTATTGCTACGAGCACGGAAGTCTTTTCGCCGCGGCCGCCGAGCAACTCGGCTATTCCGTGCGCCGCCTGGTCGCGCGCGTGCAGCCGCAGAAGAACGGGCCGTACACGCATATGACGCTCGCGGTCGAGGCGGACGGCGTGCAGCACCTGGTCGACGTCGGCTTCGGCGCCGGGATGCTGGTGCCGATGCCACTGGTCGACGGCGCGGTCGTGGATCAGGCCGGCTGGCCGCACCGGCTCGTCGCCGACGGAGACTGGTGGCGCCTGCAGAAGAAGGAAGGCGAAGACTGGACCGACCTGCACGCCTTCACGCTCACGCCGATGCACCGGATCGACTACGAGGTCTACCACCACTACACGTCGACGCATCCGCGGTCGCCGTTCACCGGGCAGCTGGTGGTCATGCGGCTGGAGGAAGGGCTCAGCCGCAAATTGGTCGGCGAGGAGTTCATCGTCGAACGTCCGGACGGGATCAAGGAGACCACCAAGATCCCGCCGGAGCGGCTCGACGCGACACTGCGCGAACTGGACGTCGTCCTCACCGAGGACGAGCTCGCGAAACTGCTGAAGATCTACCCGGGCTGA